One Natrinema marinum genomic window carries:
- a CDS encoding diphthine--ammonia ligase, protein MSDADGAWVSLFSGGKDSSWALYQALERGLPVERLVTVHPAGDSYMYHVPATELAALAAESIGIDLVDVEPDDFEAGAATDSSAQGDDELEPLEAALEALERDLPGGIAGVTAGAVESEYQTSRIRGMCDRLGCDLFAPLWQEDPRELADAMLEAGFEIEIIQVAAHGLDESWLGRTLDREAIADLEALNEEYGVHILGEGGEFETFVVDGPHMDQRIDLEYETEWEGTRGRLRITDATAVRSHRE, encoded by the coding sequence ATGAGTGACGCAGACGGCGCGTGGGTCAGCCTCTTCTCCGGTGGCAAGGACTCCTCGTGGGCGCTGTATCAGGCCCTCGAGCGCGGCCTGCCGGTCGAACGGCTCGTTACGGTCCACCCTGCGGGCGACTCGTACATGTACCACGTCCCGGCGACGGAACTGGCCGCGCTGGCGGCCGAAAGCATCGGGATCGACCTCGTCGACGTCGAACCGGACGACTTCGAGGCCGGCGCGGCGACCGACTCGAGCGCACAGGGCGACGACGAACTCGAGCCGCTCGAGGCCGCGCTCGAGGCCCTCGAGCGCGACCTGCCGGGCGGTATCGCGGGTGTGACGGCGGGCGCCGTCGAGAGCGAGTACCAGACGAGCCGGATTCGGGGGATGTGCGACCGTCTTGGTTGTGACCTCTTCGCCCCGCTGTGGCAGGAGGATCCGCGGGAACTGGCCGACGCGATGCTCGAGGCCGGCTTCGAGATCGAAATCATCCAGGTCGCGGCCCACGGGTTAGACGAGTCGTGGCTGGGCCGGACGCTCGATCGCGAGGCGATCGCCGATCTCGAGGCGCTCAACGAGGAGTACGGCGTCCACATCCTCGGCGAAGGCGGCGAGTTCGAGACGTTCGTGGTGGACGGCCCGCACATGGATCAGCGGATCGACCTCGAGTACGAGACCGAGTGGGAGGGGACGCGCGGCCGGTTGCGGATCACGGACGCGACTGCAGTACGGTCGCACCGCGAGTGA
- a CDS encoding sugar phosphate nucleotidyltransferase, translating into MKAVVLAGGYATRMWPITKHRPKMFLPIGESTVIDRIFAELESDDRIDTVYVSTNERFAPDFEAHLADSEFDKPQLSVEETTEEDDKFGVVGALAQLIDRESVDDDLLVIAGDNLISFAVSDFLDYFDAHGAPTLAAYDVGSREKAKSYGLVDLEGDRVVDFQEKPDDPKSTLVSIACYAFPQESLDLLPTYLEDGNNPDEPGWFVQWLQNREDTYAYTFEGAWFDIGTPESYLDAVAWHLDGESLVADSATLEDATVGENVHVMADATLEGTDLEHTVIFPDATVRNGDIRRSIIDQGTHIENLDLAGALIGAHTTITNGAE; encoded by the coding sequence ATGAAGGCCGTCGTCCTTGCAGGCGGGTACGCGACGCGTATGTGGCCGATCACCAAACATCGGCCCAAGATGTTCCTCCCGATCGGCGAGTCGACCGTCATCGATCGTATCTTCGCGGAACTCGAGTCCGACGATCGGATCGACACGGTCTACGTCAGCACGAACGAGCGGTTCGCTCCCGACTTCGAGGCCCACCTCGCCGACAGCGAGTTCGACAAGCCCCAGCTCTCGGTCGAGGAGACGACCGAGGAAGACGACAAGTTCGGCGTCGTCGGCGCGCTCGCCCAGTTGATCGACCGGGAGAGCGTCGACGACGACCTGCTGGTCATCGCCGGCGACAACCTGATCAGTTTCGCCGTCTCCGACTTTCTCGACTACTTCGATGCCCACGGCGCGCCCACGCTCGCCGCCTACGACGTCGGCTCCCGCGAGAAGGCCAAATCCTACGGGCTGGTCGACCTCGAGGGCGACCGCGTCGTCGACTTTCAGGAGAAACCCGACGATCCCAAGAGCACGCTCGTCTCGATCGCCTGCTACGCGTTCCCGCAGGAGTCGCTGGATCTGCTCCCGACCTATCTCGAGGACGGCAACAACCCCGACGAGCCGGGCTGGTTCGTCCAGTGGCTCCAGAACCGCGAGGACACCTACGCCTACACCTTCGAGGGCGCGTGGTTCGACATCGGCACCCCGGAGAGCTACCTCGACGCCGTCGCCTGGCACTTGGACGGCGAGTCGCTGGTCGCCGACTCCGCGACGCTAGAAGACGCCACGGTCGGCGAGAACGTCCACGTCATGGCCGACGCCACCCTCGAGGGGACCGACCTCGAGCACACGGTCATCTTCCCGGACGCGACGGTCCGCAACGGCGACATCCGCCGCTCGATCATCGATCAGGGCACCCACATCGAGAACCTCGACCTCGCGGGGGCGCTCATCGGTGCCCATACGACGATCACGAACGGCGCGGAGTAG
- a CDS encoding DUF373 family protein, which yields MTTLVVCLDRTDDVGRKTGLRSPVVGWEAVRALVTDVGLADPEDSGVNTLLESLRVAQNLRDENEEVVVAVVSGDRESMVSADRAVAEQLDDLIADYDPESAVVVTDSAEDERLIPIVESRVRVDSVDRVVVRQARDIESTYYLLKQFLADEELRQTVLVPIGLTLLVFPMLATTVGPAKGAAAITTVIGLFLLYKGFNVDELLTRLAHQTRESLYSGQVSVVTYVVAAGLTFIGLFVGALGVSNLGDTPGVVIPATQFAFDSVPWLAMAALTASAGRLLDEVISEEPIRTSFLNLPFIVLAVGLVIRGFSAYFLEQQDVIEPFVVPAAELGVVSNERFVMGAGQRLAVFVVTAIVVSLVGARIASIFSDSSEDAERGDGGSDADHADGGGGSDAALESAGPADATAEPERGLDRTDPELTDGGADANANPNSSRDRTR from the coding sequence GTGACAACGCTGGTCGTCTGCCTCGACCGGACCGACGACGTGGGCCGCAAGACCGGTCTGCGCTCGCCGGTCGTCGGCTGGGAGGCAGTCCGCGCGCTCGTGACCGACGTCGGCCTCGCGGATCCGGAGGACTCGGGCGTAAACACCTTGCTCGAGTCGCTGCGCGTCGCACAGAACTTACGCGACGAGAACGAGGAGGTCGTCGTCGCGGTCGTCTCGGGTGACCGGGAGTCGATGGTGTCGGCCGACCGCGCGGTCGCCGAACAGCTCGACGACCTCATCGCCGACTACGACCCGGAGTCGGCCGTCGTGGTGACCGACAGCGCGGAGGACGAGCGGCTGATTCCGATCGTCGAGAGCCGGGTCCGTGTCGACTCCGTGGACCGAGTCGTCGTCCGACAGGCCCGCGACATCGAGTCCACCTACTACCTGCTCAAACAGTTCCTGGCCGACGAGGAACTTCGCCAGACCGTCCTCGTGCCGATCGGGCTGACGCTGCTGGTTTTCCCGATGCTGGCGACCACCGTCGGCCCGGCGAAGGGCGCTGCCGCGATCACCACCGTCATCGGCCTCTTCTTGCTCTACAAGGGGTTCAACGTCGACGAACTCCTGACGCGCCTGGCCCACCAGACACGAGAATCGCTGTACTCCGGGCAGGTGTCTGTCGTGACGTACGTGGTCGCGGCCGGACTGACGTTCATCGGGCTGTTCGTCGGCGCGCTCGGCGTCTCGAACCTCGGCGACACGCCAGGGGTCGTCATCCCGGCGACGCAGTTCGCCTTCGACAGCGTCCCCTGGCTCGCGATGGCCGCGCTGACCGCCAGCGCCGGCCGATTGCTCGACGAAGTGATCAGCGAGGAGCCGATTCGCACCTCCTTTCTCAACCTGCCGTTTATCGTCCTGGCCGTCGGGCTGGTGATCCGCGGCTTCTCCGCGTACTTCCTCGAGCAACAGGACGTGATCGAGCCGTTCGTCGTCCCGGCGGCCGAACTCGGCGTCGTCTCGAACGAGCGGTTCGTGATGGGCGCCGGCCAGCGGCTCGCGGTGTTCGTCGTCACCGCCATCGTCGTGAGCCTCGTCGGCGCGCGGATCGCGTCGATCTTCAGCGACTCGAGCGAGGACGCAGAGCGTGGTGACGGCGGCTCGGACGCCGATCACGCGGACGGTGGGGGCGGCTCCGACGCCGCCCTTGAGTCCGCGGGGCCGGCCGACGCGACCGCCGAGCCCGAGCGCGGACTGGATCGGACCGACCCGGAACTCACCGATGGCGGGGCCGACGCGAACGCGAATCCGAACTCCTCGCGGGACCGGACCCGCTGA
- a CDS encoding nuclear transport factor 2 family protein, with the protein MKSNERRSVESPTARERLTEFYAAFNHVVTDRSELDEMAALLTDDATWTDATTGDRADRTYVGIDAVLENVVATPGERSDHVQALPERFVDAGDTVVVEGAYVGTADGRNFDIAFAHVFDLRDGRIAGCTAYRDTAIENQVFDA; encoded by the coding sequence ATGAAATCGAACGAACGTCGGTCGGTCGAGAGCCCGACCGCTCGAGAACGACTCACCGAGTTCTACGCGGCGTTCAACCACGTCGTGACCGACCGCAGTGAACTCGACGAGATGGCGGCGCTGTTGACCGACGACGCGACCTGGACGGACGCGACGACCGGCGACCGAGCCGATCGGACCTACGTGGGGATCGACGCCGTCCTCGAGAACGTCGTCGCGACACCGGGCGAACGGTCCGATCACGTACAGGCGCTTCCGGAGCGATTCGTCGATGCGGGCGACACCGTAGTGGTAGAGGGAGCATACGTCGGCACGGCCGACGGTAGGAACTTCGATATCGCGTTCGCTCACGTGTTCGACCTGCGTGACGGCCGGATAGCCGGCTGTACGGCCTACAGGGATACCGCGATCGAAAATCAAGTATTCGATGCCTAA
- the sppA gene encoding signal peptide peptidase SppA, whose translation MVSSEGIGRLVIVVAGGLAFAAVGVVLFVLFPTTLADLLGVLFALAVALVGVRFAGNAAGSLFPGYDVAEVAVEGPITRDGGGGRFPSGPGSTPADDIVAQIERANDDGNVRALLLKLNTPGGEVVPSDDIRLAAQRFDGPTVAYTTDVCASGGYWIASGCDELWAREGSIVGSIGVIGSRINASGLAEKVGLSYERFAAGEYKDAGNSLKELDEDERAYLQGLIDDYYDTFVERVSDGRDLEPEFVRDTEARIYLGEEAYDMELVDHLGTRREIEDELADRLDTDAVTVEEFEPERPLMARVGAGAQQVAYAFGAGIAGLGDGRGFRLRS comes from the coding sequence GTGGTCAGTAGCGAGGGTATCGGCCGACTCGTGATCGTCGTCGCCGGCGGGCTCGCGTTCGCGGCCGTCGGCGTCGTCCTGTTCGTCCTCTTCCCGACGACGCTGGCGGACCTACTGGGCGTGCTCTTCGCGCTGGCGGTCGCCCTCGTCGGCGTGCGATTCGCGGGCAACGCCGCCGGCTCGCTGTTTCCGGGCTACGACGTCGCAGAGGTCGCCGTCGAGGGACCGATCACCCGCGACGGCGGCGGCGGTCGATTCCCGTCGGGTCCGGGGTCGACGCCGGCCGACGACATCGTCGCCCAGATCGAGCGCGCGAACGACGACGGGAACGTCCGGGCGCTCCTCTTGAAACTCAACACGCCCGGCGGCGAGGTCGTGCCAAGCGACGACATCCGGCTGGCGGCCCAGCGGTTCGACGGACCGACGGTCGCGTACACGACCGACGTCTGTGCCAGTGGCGGCTACTGGATCGCGAGCGGCTGCGACGAACTCTGGGCCCGCGAGGGCTCCATCGTCGGCTCGATCGGCGTCATCGGCTCGCGGATCAACGCCAGCGGCCTCGCCGAGAAAGTGGGGCTCTCCTACGAGCGATTCGCGGCCGGCGAGTACAAAGACGCCGGCAACTCGCTCAAGGAACTAGACGAAGACGAGCGCGCGTACCTGCAGGGGCTGATCGACGACTACTACGACACCTTCGTCGAGCGCGTCAGCGACGGCCGCGACTTAGAGCCGGAGTTCGTCCGAGATACCGAGGCGCGGATCTACCTCGGCGAGGAGGCCTACGACATGGAACTCGTCGACCACCTCGGCACCCGTCGAGAGATCGAGGACGAACTCGCCGATCGCCTCGACACCGACGCGGTGACCGTCGAGGAGTTCGAGCCCGAACGGCCGCTGATGGCTCGCGTCGGCGCGGGTGCCCAGCAGGTGGCGTACGCGTTCGGGGCCGGCATCGCCGGCCTCGGCGACGGGCGCGGCTTCCGGCTGCGGAGTTGA
- a CDS encoding carboxylate--amine ligase yields the protein MKRSRDDASVVVPGIDAPSTVACLRSLRPRGVRTIVGSESRSTPAAASSHRDEFVSLPDPEIDLPAYGDALLSLAERPDVETIIPVREEDVYVLADRKDDFADEVATPWPDFETLRRVQDRVELFDAAAAAGVEAPETARLDEWDDWDRETIVKPRYTVAAPAYLGPTFDRAEIGSTEYQRPGTRPDTTTEVETRGHVPLVQERIPDSREFGFFALYDRGDPVATFQHCQRRGWEYCGGPSAYRESVSIPELEDAGRALLGELEWHGLAMVEFLRDPADGEFKLMEINPRFWSSLPFSVRAGADFPYYYWQLATGEALPSDPTYEVGMGGHLLRGELSYLHSVATKEYPLVERPSLDEAARDVAASLVRHPRFDYAVPDDPVPFFQDGVNLVRAWLRSTATDRSVTTSGTVGTEFDTAAEADAERERAPEDGAKSSDADLAADGDPTRSAQTDGGDRSDSR from the coding sequence ATGAAACGCTCCAGGGACGACGCAAGCGTGGTCGTGCCGGGGATCGACGCGCCGAGTACCGTCGCCTGTCTCCGCTCCCTTCGACCGCGCGGCGTCCGTACCATCGTCGGCTCCGAGTCACGGTCGACGCCGGCGGCCGCCTCCTCGCATCGCGACGAGTTCGTTTCCCTCCCGGATCCGGAGATTGATCTCCCCGCGTACGGCGACGCGTTGCTCTCGCTGGCCGAACGCCCGGACGTCGAAACGATCATCCCCGTCCGGGAGGAGGACGTCTACGTCCTCGCGGACCGGAAAGACGACTTCGCCGACGAGGTCGCGACGCCGTGGCCCGATTTCGAGACTCTCCGACGCGTCCAGGACCGAGTCGAACTCTTCGACGCCGCCGCCGCCGCCGGCGTCGAGGCTCCCGAAACCGCCCGCCTCGACGAGTGGGACGACTGGGACCGCGAGACGATCGTGAAGCCGCGCTACACCGTCGCCGCCCCGGCCTATCTCGGGCCGACGTTCGACCGCGCCGAGATCGGTTCCACCGAGTACCAGCGGCCGGGTACGCGGCCGGATACGACGACGGAGGTCGAGACCCGTGGCCACGTGCCGCTCGTTCAGGAACGGATCCCCGACTCGAGGGAGTTCGGTTTCTTCGCCCTCTACGATCGCGGCGACCCGGTCGCGACCTTCCAGCACTGCCAGCGCCGGGGCTGGGAGTACTGCGGCGGCCCCAGCGCCTACCGGGAGTCGGTCTCCATCCCGGAACTCGAGGACGCCGGACGTGCCCTGCTCGGCGAACTCGAGTGGCACGGGCTTGCGATGGTCGAGTTCCTGCGCGACCCTGCCGACGGCGAGTTCAAGCTGATGGAGATCAACCCGCGCTTTTGGTCGTCGCTGCCGTTCTCGGTCCGCGCGGGCGCGGATTTCCCCTACTACTACTGGCAGTTAGCGACCGGCGAGGCACTCCCGTCGGATCCGACCTACGAGGTAGGGATGGGCGGTCACCTGTTGCGGGGCGAACTCAGCTACCTCCACAGCGTCGCGACCAAGGAGTATCCGCTCGTCGAGCGGCCGTCGCTGGACGAGGCCGCGCGCGATGTCGCCGCGTCGCTCGTCCGCCATCCGCGGTTCGATTACGCGGTCCCCGACGATCCGGTGCCGTTCTTCCAGGACGGCGTCAACCTCGTGCGGGCGTGGCTCCGGAGTACGGCGACGGATCGGTCGGTCACCACGAGCGGGACCGTCGGCACCGAGTTCGATACCGCGGCCGAGGCCGACGCCGAACGCGAACGCGCGCCCGAAGACGGCGCGAAATCGAGCGACGCGGATCTGGCCGCGGACGGCGACCCGACGCGATCGGCCCAGACCGACGGCGGGGACCGATCCGACTCGCGGTAG